A section of the Nitrospirota bacterium genome encodes:
- a CDS encoding DNA helicase: MSKYLIDIQDTFLSCYDDLPKDIKKKLKKQLSFLRENPKHPSLQIHRLEGTDFWEFYVDKGYRCVFKIEGNIYRLYYAGTHELIDKF, translated from the coding sequence ATGAGCAAGTACCTGATAGATATACAGGACACGTTTTTATCATGCTATGATGACCTGCCGAAAGACATTAAAAAGAAGCTAAAGAAGCAGTTATCCTTTCTTAGAGAAAATCCTAAACATCCATCTCTACAGATTCACAGGTTGGAAGGTACAGACTTTTGGGAATTTTACGTTGATAAGGGTTATAGATGTGTATTTAAGATTGAAGGAAATATCTATAGACTATACTACGCAGGAACTCATGAGTTAATTGATAAGTTTTGA